From one Triticum urartu cultivar G1812 chromosome 3, Tu2.1, whole genome shotgun sequence genomic stretch:
- the LOC125545769 gene encoding transcription factor bHLH77-like: protein MDASHPMASSPASNSAAATEGLALHGISPRPQPHYGAGGTPLGSPTKLNLSMMGQYRHHHHHSPYPPPPPQVGGAGLPTLENLMPMGSLDQFLADPGFAERAARLSGFGPAQFGLPDDGPVGALKELELGSARDDSSVSDPASAGAGMALKGASDGNARKRKAGGGGSKGKGKDASVSTTSAKDLLAKEDSASKRCRSMSMEEAEENSGKGKAAQSSSENGGRRQGKDGASKLPEPPKDFIHVRARRGEATDSHSLAERVRREKISQRMKLLQDLVPGCNKVVGKAVMLDEIINYVQSLQRQVEFLSMKLATVNPQLDFNSLPSLLAKDMQQQSCGQLQQGSSHFPLDASGAPLPYMGGQGSSDPLGCGMSDGGGMGDDHGAMHPLDQAFCRPMGSQQQHFLSDAASQVGAFWQDLQSVVQMDMGQSQEIATSSNSYDGSLQTVHMKMEL, encoded by the exons ATGGACGCCTCCCATCCGATGGCCTCCTCGCCGGCCTCCAACTCCGCGGCGGCCACCGAGGGGCTCGCGCTCCACGGGATCTCGCCGCGGCCGCAGCCGCACTACGGCGCCGGCGGCACGCCGCTCGGCTCGCCCACCAAGCTCAACCTCTCCATGATGGGCCAgtaccgccaccaccaccaccacagcccctacccgccgccgccgccgcaggtGGGCGGCGCCGGCCTGCCCACCCTGGAGAACCTCATGCCCATGGGCTCCCTCGACCAGTTCCTCGCCGACCCGGGCTTCGCCGAGCGCGCCGCCAGGCTCTCCGGGTTCGGCCCCGCGCAGTTCGGCCTCCCGGACGACGGCCCCGTCGGCGCGCTCAAGGAGCTGGAGCTCGGGAGCGCCCGGGACGACTCGTCGGTGTCCGATCCGGCGTCGGCCGGCGCCGGGATGGCGCTCAAGGGCGCCTCCGACGGCAATGCCAGGAAGCGGAAggccggtggcggcggcagcaAGGGGAAGGGCAAGGACGCCTCCGTGTCCACCACCTCCGCCAAGGATCTCCTCGCCAAG GAGGACTCGGCGTCGAAGCGCTGCAGGTCCATGTCCatggaggaggcggaggagaattccggcaaggggaaggccgCGCAGAGCAGCAGCGAGAACGGCGGGAGGAGGCAGGGCAAGGACGGCGCGTCCAAGCTCCCCGAGCCGCCCAAGGACTTCATCCACGTCCGGGCGCGGCGCGGCGAGGCCACGGACAGCCATAGCCTGGCCGAGAGG GTGAGAAGAGAGAAGATCAGCCAGCGGATGAAGCTGCTGCAGGACCTGGTGCCCGGCTGCAACAAG GTGGTGGGCAAGGCCGTGATGCTGGACGAGATCATCAACTACGTGCAGTCGCTGCAACGGCAAGTCGAG TTTCTGTCGATGAAGCTGGCGACGGTGAACCCGCAGCTGGACTTCAACAGCCTGCCCAGCCTCCTTGCCAAAGAT ATGCAGCAGCAGTCGTGTGGGCAGCTGCAGCAGGGCTCGTCGCATTTCCCGCTGGACGCGTCGGGCGCGCCGCTCCCCTACATGGGGGGCCAGGGGAGCAGCGACCCTCTCGGCTGCGGCATGTCCGACGGCGGCGGCATGGGCGACGACCACGGCGCCATGCACCCGCTCGACCAGGCCTTCTGCCGCCCCATGGGCTCCCAGCAGCAGCACTTCCTCAGCGACGCCGCCTCTCAG GTTGGGGCCTTCTGGCAGGATCTGCAGAGCGTGGTTCAGATGGACATGGGGCAGAGCCAGGAGATCGCCACCTCCTCCAACAGCTACGACG GCTCGTTGCAGACGGTCCACATGAAAATGGAGCTTTGA